The following are encoded together in the Bacillota bacterium genome:
- a CDS encoding 23S rRNA (guanosine(2251)-2'-O)-methyltransferase RlmB — MKREQEPRDGEKDVIAGRNPVLEALRAGRPVERVYVAKGASGTALAEIVELARRRGVTVQFDERRRLDRLAGGVVHQGVVAVAAPVPYSTVDAMLAQARARGEDPLLLALDEVQDPHNLGSLLRSVDGVGGHGVIVPKRRSAGLTMTVARTSAGAVEYVPVAQVSNLVQTLSELKEQGLWVVGADMAGEKELWDADLTGPLVIVVGGEGKGLGRLTRETCDFLVRIPMRGRINSLNASVAGAILLFEVFRQRRGSGRDPLGG, encoded by the coding sequence GTGAAACGTGAGCAGGAGCCGCGGGACGGCGAAAAAGACGTGATCGCCGGGCGCAACCCAGTGCTGGAGGCGCTGCGAGCGGGGCGGCCCGTGGAGCGGGTATACGTGGCCAAGGGAGCAAGCGGGACGGCGCTGGCGGAAATTGTGGAGCTGGCCCGCAGGCGGGGCGTGACGGTGCAGTTCGACGAGCGACGGCGGCTGGATCGGCTTGCCGGGGGTGTGGTTCACCAGGGCGTGGTGGCCGTGGCGGCCCCGGTGCCGTACTCGACGGTGGACGCCATGCTCGCGCAGGCCCGCGCCCGGGGAGAAGACCCGCTGCTGCTGGCGCTGGACGAAGTGCAGGACCCGCACAATCTCGGGTCGCTGCTGCGCTCGGTGGACGGCGTGGGAGGACACGGCGTCATCGTGCCGAAGCGACGTTCGGCGGGCCTGACGATGACGGTGGCGCGCACGTCGGCGGGCGCGGTGGAGTACGTGCCGGTCGCGCAAGTGTCCAATCTGGTGCAGACGTTGTCGGAGCTGAAAGAGCAAGGGCTGTGGGTCGTCGGTGCGGACATGGCGGGCGAAAAGGAATTGTGGGACGCCGACCTGACGGGCCCGCTCGTCATCGTCGTCGGCGGAGAAGGCAAGGGCCTCGGCCGGCTGACGCGCGAGACGTGTGATTTCCTGGTGCGCATTCCGATGCGCGGCCGCATCAATTCGCTCAACGCGTCCGTCGCGGGGGCGATTCTTCTATTCGAAGTTTTCCGACAGCGGAGAGGATCCGGCCGCGACCCGCTCGGAGGTTGA
- the tuf gene encoding elongation factor Tu, producing MAKAKFERTKPHVNVGTIGHVDHGKTTTTAAITMYLAQKGKAQAKRFEEIDNAPEERARGITINTSHVEYETDARHYAHVDCPGHADYVKNMITGAAQMDGAILVVSAADGPMPQTREHILLARQVGVPAIVVWLNKADMVDDPELLELVEMEVRELLSQYEFPGDEIPVIRGSALKAIEELEAGQPGEWCAKLQELLDAVDTYIPTPQRDVDKPFLMPVEDVFSITGRGTVATGRVERGTIKVGDEVEIVGLRPTRKTVATGLEMFRKVLDQAQAGDNIGVLLRGIERGEVERGQVLAKPGSITPHTKFQAELYVLTKEEGGRHTPFFNGYRPQFYFRTTDVTGAIKLPDGVEMVMPGDNVTITVELITPIALEEGLRFAVREGGRTVGAGVVTKILA from the coding sequence ATGGCGAAGGCAAAGTTTGAGCGGACGAAGCCGCACGTGAACGTGGGCACCATCGGGCACGTGGACCACGGGAAGACGACGACGACGGCGGCCATTACGATGTATTTGGCGCAGAAGGGGAAGGCGCAGGCGAAGCGGTTTGAGGAGATCGACAATGCGCCGGAGGAGCGTGCGCGGGGGATTACGATCAACACGTCGCACGTGGAGTACGAGACGGATGCGCGGCACTATGCGCACGTGGACTGCCCGGGTCACGCGGACTACGTGAAGAACATGATCACGGGTGCGGCGCAGATGGACGGTGCGATTTTGGTGGTGAGTGCGGCGGACGGTCCGATGCCGCAGACGCGCGAGCACATCCTGCTGGCGCGTCAGGTGGGCGTGCCGGCCATCGTGGTGTGGCTGAACAAGGCGGACATGGTGGACGACCCGGAGCTGCTCGAGCTGGTGGAGATGGAAGTGCGGGAGCTGCTGAGCCAGTACGAGTTTCCGGGCGACGAGATTCCGGTGATCCGGGGTTCGGCGCTGAAGGCCATCGAGGAGCTGGAGGCGGGGCAGCCGGGCGAGTGGTGTGCGAAGCTGCAGGAGCTTTTGGATGCGGTGGACACGTACATTCCGACGCCGCAGCGGGATGTTGACAAGCCGTTCCTGATGCCGGTGGAGGACGTGTTCAGCATCACGGGCCGCGGCACGGTGGCGACGGGCCGCGTGGAGCGCGGGACCATCAAGGTGGGCGACGAAGTGGAGATCGTGGGCCTGCGTCCGACGCGCAAGACGGTGGCCACGGGCCTGGAGATGTTCCGGAAGGTGCTGGACCAGGCGCAGGCGGGCGACAACATTGGGGTGCTCTTGCGGGGCATCGAGCGCGGGGAAGTGGAGCGCGGGCAGGTGCTGGCGAAGCCCGGGTCGATTACGCCGCACACGAAGTTCCAGGCGGAGCTGTACGTGCTGACGAAGGAAGAAGGCGGCCGTCACACGCCGTTTTTCAACGGGTATCGTCCGCAGTTTTATTTCCGGACGACGGACGTGACGGGGGCCATCAAGCTGCCGGACGGCGTGGAGATGGTGATGCCGGGCGACAACGTGACGATTACGGTGGAGCTGATTACGCCCATTGCGCTGGAGGAAGGGCTGCGCTTCGCCGTGCGTGAAGGCGGCCGTACCGTCGGCGCCGGCGTCGTGACGAAGATTTTGGCGTAG
- a CDS encoding preprotein translocase subunit SecE has product MAVPTKTGSATNQSFPARIGRYFREVRSELRKVVWPTRQELLTYTVVVLVTVAIVSLFLGVVDIAVSELLTLLAGLGR; this is encoded by the coding sequence ATGGCTGTGCCTACGAAAACGGGCAGTGCGACGAACCAATCGTTTCCGGCCCGCATCGGTCGGTATTTCCGCGAGGTGCGCAGCGAGCTGCGCAAGGTCGTGTGGCCGACCCGCCAAGAACTGCTGACGTACACCGTCGTCGTGCTGGTGACGGTGGCCATCGTGTCGCTGTTTCTTGGGGTCGTAGACATCGCCGTGTCCGAGCTGCTGACCCTGCTCGCCGGGCTTGGGAGGTGA
- a CDS encoding RNA polymerase sporulation sigma factor SigH (DNA-dependent RNA polymerase catalyzes the transcription of DNA into RNA using the four ribonucleoside triphosphates as substrates), with product MGASAERSAYRVYEQLEDEQVVEFAREGDQVALEYLITKYRNFVRAKARSYFLIGADREDIIQEGMIGLYKAIRDFRPDKLASFRAFAELCITRQIITAIKTATRQKHIPLNSYVSLNKPIYDEESDRTLMDIIHGNKVSDPEELVISREEYLDIEKRMSEFLSDLERQVLMYYLEGKSYQEIADHLNRHVKSIDNALQRVKRKLERYLERRERESRW from the coding sequence GTGGGCGCATCGGCCGAACGTTCGGCGTACCGCGTGTATGAGCAGCTGGAGGACGAGCAGGTCGTCGAATTCGCCCGTGAGGGAGACCAGGTCGCACTCGAATATCTGATTACCAAATACCGCAATTTCGTCCGTGCGAAAGCGCGGAGTTATTTTTTGATTGGCGCGGACCGGGAAGACATTATACAGGAAGGCATGATCGGGCTCTACAAAGCCATTCGCGACTTCCGGCCGGACAAGCTTGCTTCCTTTCGCGCCTTCGCTGAGCTGTGCATTACCCGCCAGATCATCACCGCCATCAAGACGGCCACCCGGCAGAAGCACATCCCGCTCAACTCCTACGTGTCGCTGAACAAGCCGATTTACGACGAAGAGTCGGACCGGACGCTGATGGACATCATCCACGGCAACAAGGTAAGCGACCCGGAGGAGCTGGTCATCAGCCGCGAGGAGTACCTGGACATCGAAAAGCGGATGAGCGAGTTTCTGAGCGACTTGGAGCGGCAAGTGCTCATGTACTACCTTGAAGGCAAGTCGTATCAGGAAATCGCGGACCATCTGAACCGCCACGTGAAGTCCATCGACAACGCGCTGCAGCGAGTGAAGCGGAAGCTGGAGCGGTACCTGGAGCGGCGGGAGCGGGAAAGCCGCTGGTAA
- a CDS encoding 50S ribosomal protein L10: MCSPEEVIEVPKPEKVAAVAKLQEDLAASQAVFVTDFRGLTVAQLTKLRRKLREAGAEYRVVKNTLARRAADEVGASALNPLLVGPTGMAFAKKDPVATAKVLNEFVKETKIFQVRGGLLQGKLLTPEGVQALADLPPREVLLAQVLGGLQAPISGLLFVLQGTLRKLVYVLDAVREKKAAAS, encoded by the coding sequence ATGTGCTCGCCGGAGGAGGTGATAGAAGTGCCCAAGCCCGAAAAGGTGGCCGCCGTGGCGAAGCTGCAGGAGGATTTGGCGGCGTCGCAGGCCGTGTTCGTTACCGACTTCCGCGGCTTGACGGTGGCGCAGTTGACGAAGCTGCGCCGCAAGCTGCGCGAGGCGGGCGCGGAGTACCGGGTCGTCAAGAATACGCTGGCTCGCCGAGCGGCGGATGAGGTAGGGGCGTCGGCGCTGAATCCGTTGCTGGTCGGGCCGACGGGCATGGCGTTCGCCAAGAAGGATCCGGTCGCGACGGCCAAGGTGCTGAACGAGTTCGTTAAGGAGACGAAAATCTTCCAGGTTCGCGGCGGCTTGCTGCAAGGCAAGCTGCTGACCCCGGAGGGCGTGCAGGCGCTGGCCGATTTGCCGCCGCGCGAGGTGCTGCTGGCGCAGGTGCTGGGCGGCCTGCAGGCGCCCATCTCCGGCTTGCTGTTCGTGCTGCAAGGCACGCTGCGCAAGCTCGTTTACGTGTTGGACGCTGTGCGTGAGAAGAAGGCGGCTGCAAGCTGA
- a CDS encoding 50S ribosomal protein L7/L12, whose amino-acid sequence MTKEQILEAIGNMTVLELAELVKALEEKFGVTAAAPVAVAAAAPAAAAAAPAEAEEKTEFDVILTSAGANKIQVIKVVRELTGLGLKEAKDLVDGAPKPVKQGISKAQAEEIKAKLEQAGATVEIK is encoded by the coding sequence ATGACCAAAGAGCAAATTCTTGAGGCTATCGGCAACATGACGGTGCTGGAACTGGCCGAGCTGGTCAAGGCGCTGGAGGAGAAGTTCGGCGTGACCGCGGCCGCGCCCGTGGCCGTGGCGGCCGCTGCGCCGGCTGCCGCTGCCGCCGCGCCGGCGGAAGCCGAGGAGAAGACGGAGTTCGACGTCATCCTGACGTCGGCGGGCGCGAACAAGATCCAGGTCATCAAGGTCGTGCGCGAGCTCACGGGCCTGGGCCTCAAGGAGGCCAAGGACCTGGTGGACGGCGCTCCGAAGCCGGTCAAGCAGGGCATCAGCAAGGCGCAGGCCGAGGAGATCAAGGCCAAGCTGGAGCAGGCCGGCGCGACGGTGGAGATCAAGTAA
- the rpmG gene encoding 50S ribosomal protein L33, with translation MRVGITLECTECKERNYRTTKNRRNDPDRLELRKYCKRCRKHTLHRETR, from the coding sequence GTGCGTGTCGGCATCACGTTGGAGTGCACGGAATGCAAGGAGCGCAACTACCGCACCACCAAGAACCGCCGCAACGATCCGGATCGGCTCGAACTGCGGAAATACTGCAAACGTTGCCGCAAGCACACTTTACACCGGGAGACCCGTTAA
- a CDS encoding transcription termination/antitermination protein NusG translates to MDESRFNDAAQAPAAEEPQVANASDHEDASPDVPGKRWYVIHTYSGYENKVKANLERRVQSMDMQDKIFRVMVPTEEEIDFKDGKKRIVKKKIFPGYVLVEMILSDDSWYVVRNTPGVTGFVGAGNRPIPLDESEVKAILRQMGVDEPRPRVAFEPGMEVRVVSGPFSGFTGVVEEVNLERGRLRVILSMFGRETPVEFEFSQVEKIS, encoded by the coding sequence ATGGATGAGAGTCGGTTCAATGACGCCGCGCAAGCGCCCGCTGCGGAGGAGCCGCAGGTGGCCAACGCTTCGGATCATGAGGACGCATCTCCCGACGTGCCTGGCAAGCGCTGGTACGTCATACATACGTATTCGGGCTACGAAAACAAGGTGAAGGCCAATCTCGAACGTCGGGTCCAGTCCATGGATATGCAGGACAAGATTTTTCGCGTCATGGTCCCGACGGAAGAAGAGATTGACTTCAAAGACGGCAAGAAGCGCATCGTCAAGAAAAAGATCTTCCCCGGCTACGTGCTGGTGGAGATGATCCTCAGCGACGATTCATGGTACGTGGTGCGCAATACACCCGGCGTCACCGGCTTCGTCGGCGCCGGCAACCGGCCCATTCCGCTGGACGAGTCCGAAGTGAAGGCGATCCTGAGGCAGATGGGCGTCGACGAGCCGCGGCCGCGGGTCGCTTTCGAGCCAGGCATGGAGGTGCGCGTCGTCTCGGGTCCGTTCAGCGGCTTCACCGGCGTCGTGGAAGAGGTCAACCTGGAACGGGGTCGGCTGCGCGTCATCCTGTCGATGTTCGGCCGCGAGACGCCCGTGGAGTTCGAGTTCAGCCAAGTGGAAAAGATCAGCTGA
- a CDS encoding ribonuclease III, whose translation MDEQFPGPLHLAYLGDAVWELHVRRTLLRGGPVRMDEVHRRAVGAVQAAAQAAALHRIEPFLTEEEKEVARRGRNAKSSPPRGVDPVDYRYSTAFECLLGYLYYTGRMERLREVLRLADDALGVAESGPADREGVGRRET comes from the coding sequence ATGGACGAGCAGTTTCCGGGTCCCTTGCACTTGGCGTACTTGGGCGACGCGGTGTGGGAGCTGCACGTGAGGAGGACGCTGCTGCGCGGCGGCCCGGTCCGCATGGACGAGGTGCACCGGCGGGCCGTCGGCGCGGTGCAAGCGGCGGCGCAGGCGGCGGCGCTGCACCGGATCGAGCCGTTCCTCACCGAGGAAGAAAAAGAGGTGGCCCGGCGGGGGCGCAACGCGAAGAGCTCGCCGCCGCGGGGCGTCGACCCCGTGGATTACCGCTACAGCACGGCGTTCGAGTGCTTGCTGGGGTATTTGTATTACACGGGGCGGATGGAGCGGCTGCGCGAGGTATTGCGGCTGGCCGACGACGCGCTGGGTGTGGCGGAGAGCGGCCCAGCCGACCGAGAAGGGGTTGGACGCCGTGAAACGTGA
- a CDS encoding cysteine--tRNA ligase, translated as MRVYNTLTRTKEEFHPFEEGHVRIYACGVTPYAEAHIGHARPALIWSVIRKYLEARGYRVTLVQNFTDVDDKIIDRANREGVHPLALARRFSEQYLESMRRLGIEAADFYPRVSDHIPQIIEMIQGLVEKGYAYVAGGDVFYDVTRFRDYGKLSGQRLDELMAGTRFEADERKRNPMDFALWKAAKPGEPAWDSPWGPGRPGWHIECSAMALHYLGNHVDFHGGGVDLVFPHHENEIAQSEAYTGRPPFVRFWVHNGLIKLGAEKMSKSLGNVVTVDELLERYPAPFLRFFLLNTHYRSPLEWSAQGLEDARRGWLRLTAAVVELRAFLRQHGIAPQRTAAEAAPQGGERPGEPGPLLRSALDVEALRPALDAEGTKYMEVVASAPGRFDEAMADDFNTALAIAVLFDLARATNGFRQRLARRGSVSAAEAALLAEAERVFAALGEELLGVIGDEEDVRAAGRTADDALVKALVELLLEVRQKARAAKDWATADAIRARLGELGIVVEDTAAGSRWRFREE; from the coding sequence ATTCGCGTCTACAACACGCTGACACGGACGAAGGAAGAGTTTCATCCATTTGAAGAAGGCCACGTCCGCATCTACGCTTGCGGCGTGACGCCGTACGCGGAGGCGCATATCGGACACGCCCGGCCGGCGCTGATCTGGTCGGTCATCCGCAAATACCTGGAAGCGCGCGGGTACCGGGTGACGCTGGTGCAAAATTTCACGGACGTGGACGACAAGATTATCGACCGGGCCAACCGGGAGGGCGTCCACCCGCTGGCGCTGGCGCGGCGGTTTTCCGAACAATATTTGGAATCGATGCGCCGGCTCGGCATCGAGGCGGCCGACTTCTACCCGCGCGTCAGCGACCATATTCCCCAGATTATCGAGATGATTCAGGGACTGGTCGAGAAAGGCTACGCGTACGTGGCCGGCGGCGACGTCTTCTACGACGTTACGCGCTTTCGCGACTACGGCAAGCTCAGCGGCCAGCGGCTCGACGAGCTGATGGCCGGGACGCGCTTTGAAGCGGACGAGCGCAAGCGCAACCCGATGGATTTCGCCTTGTGGAAGGCGGCCAAGCCGGGCGAGCCGGCATGGGACAGCCCGTGGGGGCCGGGGCGGCCGGGCTGGCACATCGAGTGCTCGGCCATGGCGCTGCATTACCTGGGCAACCACGTGGACTTTCACGGGGGCGGCGTGGACTTGGTGTTTCCGCACCACGAGAACGAAATCGCACAGTCGGAAGCCTACACGGGCCGGCCGCCTTTCGTTCGCTTCTGGGTGCACAACGGCCTCATCAAGCTGGGCGCCGAGAAGATGTCCAAGTCGCTGGGCAACGTGGTGACCGTCGACGAGCTCCTGGAGCGGTACCCGGCGCCGTTCTTGCGGTTTTTCCTGCTGAACACCCACTACCGTAGCCCGCTGGAGTGGTCGGCTCAGGGTCTGGAGGATGCGCGGCGGGGCTGGTTGCGCTTGACGGCGGCGGTGGTGGAACTGCGGGCGTTCCTGCGGCAGCACGGCATTGCGCCGCAGCGGACGGCGGCCGAGGCCGCGCCGCAAGGCGGTGAACGGCCGGGGGAGCCGGGGCCGCTGCTGCGCTCGGCGCTGGACGTGGAAGCGTTGCGCCCGGCGCTGGATGCAGAAGGAACAAAATACATGGAAGTGGTCGCCAGCGCGCCGGGCCGCTTCGACGAGGCTATGGCCGACGATTTCAACACGGCGCTGGCCATCGCCGTGCTGTTTGACCTGGCGCGGGCGACCAACGGCTTCCGGCAGCGACTGGCCCGGCGCGGGAGCGTAAGTGCAGCGGAAGCGGCGCTGCTGGCGGAAGCCGAGCGGGTTTTCGCCGCCTTGGGCGAGGAGCTGCTGGGCGTCATCGGCGACGAGGAGGACGTGCGGGCGGCGGGCCGCACCGCCGACGACGCGCTGGTGAAGGCGCTGGTCGAGTTGCTGCTGGAGGTGCGGCAAAAGGCCCGGGCGGCGAAGGACTGGGCGACTGCGGATGCGATCCGCGCGCGGCTGGGCGAGCTGGGCATCGTCGTCGAGGATACGGCCGCCGGCAGCCGCTGGCGATTCCGGGAAGAATAA
- a CDS encoding 50S ribosomal protein L1: protein MARRGKSYLEKAKLVDRSKLYSPSEALALVKQTARAKFDETVEVALKLGVDPRHADQQVRGTVVLPHGTGRKVRVAVFAKGEKAREAEQAGADIVGAEDLVAQIEKGEINFDVAIATPDMMGIVGRLGRILGPRGLMPNPRAGTVTFEIAKAVQEFKAGKVEFRVNKEGGMHVPIGKVSFDVKALEENFQALMEAVIRARPAAVKGQYIRRVAVSATMGPGIRVNPQEAVAFVASAR, encoded by the coding sequence GTGGCACGCAGAGGCAAGTCCTACCTGGAAAAGGCCAAGCTGGTCGATCGAAGCAAACTGTATAGCCCTTCCGAGGCTCTGGCGCTGGTGAAGCAGACCGCCCGCGCCAAGTTTGACGAGACCGTCGAGGTGGCCCTGAAGCTGGGCGTTGATCCGCGCCACGCCGATCAGCAGGTGCGCGGCACCGTCGTGCTGCCGCACGGCACGGGCCGGAAGGTTCGCGTCGCCGTGTTCGCCAAAGGCGAGAAGGCCCGCGAAGCGGAGCAGGCGGGTGCGGACATCGTCGGCGCCGAAGACCTGGTCGCGCAGATTGAGAAGGGCGAGATCAACTTCGACGTGGCCATCGCCACGCCCGACATGATGGGCATTGTGGGGCGGCTGGGCCGGATTCTGGGCCCGCGCGGCTTGATGCCCAACCCGCGCGCCGGCACCGTCACCTTCGAAATCGCCAAGGCGGTGCAGGAATTCAAGGCCGGCAAGGTCGAATTCCGGGTCAACAAAGAGGGCGGCATGCACGTGCCCATCGGCAAGGTGTCGTTTGACGTCAAGGCGCTGGAGGAAAACTTCCAGGCGCTGATGGAGGCGGTCATCAGGGCCCGGCCGGCCGCGGTGAAGGGCCAGTACATCCGTCGGGTGGCCGTGTCCGCCACGATGGGTCCGGGCATCCGGGTGAATCCGCAGGAAGCGGTGGCGTTCGTCGCCTCCGCCCGCTGA
- the cysE gene encoding serine O-acetyltransferase codes for MNLFKAFIRDVQAALERDPAARNWLEVVLLYPGVHALFWHRVAHALWRRRLYFIARLISHINRFFTGIEIHPAAVIGPGCFIDHGMGVVIGETAELGENVTLYQGVVLGGTGKERGKRHPTIGNNVVIAAGAKVLGSFKVGDNARIGAGSVVLSEVPPNSTVVGVPGRVVRQDGRKVEAINLDHADLPDPLEKVLRAMAEQIERLEARVRELEARERERAERERLLHGRELARPTLAASEAGEQ; via the coding sequence ATGAACTTGTTCAAGGCGTTTATCCGTGACGTGCAAGCCGCGCTGGAGCGGGATCCGGCGGCCCGCAACTGGCTGGAGGTCGTGCTCTTGTATCCGGGCGTGCACGCGCTGTTCTGGCATCGCGTCGCCCACGCCCTCTGGCGGCGGCGGCTGTACTTCATCGCGCGCCTCATCTCGCACATCAACCGCTTCTTCACGGGCATCGAAATCCACCCGGCGGCCGTCATCGGCCCGGGTTGTTTCATCGACCACGGCATGGGCGTCGTCATCGGCGAGACCGCGGAGCTGGGCGAAAACGTGACGCTCTATCAAGGCGTGGTGCTGGGCGGCACGGGCAAGGAGCGGGGCAAGCGCCATCCGACCATCGGCAACAACGTGGTCATCGCCGCAGGGGCGAAAGTGCTGGGTTCGTTCAAGGTGGGCGATAACGCGCGCATCGGCGCGGGCTCGGTCGTCTTGTCGGAAGTGCCGCCGAATTCGACGGTGGTCGGCGTGCCGGGCCGGGTCGTTCGGCAGGACGGCCGCAAGGTGGAGGCAATTAATTTGGATCACGCGGACTTGCCGGATCCGCTGGAGAAAGTGCTGAGGGCCATGGCTGAGCAGATTGAGCGGCTGGAGGCTCGGGTGCGGGAACTGGAGGCGCGCGAGCGGGAGCGCGCCGAGCGGGAGCGGCTTTTGCACGGCCGCGAACTGGCCCGGCCGACGCTGGCGGCGTCGGAGGCCGGCGAGCAGTAG
- the rplK gene encoding 50S ribosomal protein L11, whose product MAKKVTAIVKLQLPAGKATPAPPVGPALGQHGVNIMEFCKSFNERTANQVGTIIPVEITIYEDRSFTFITKTPPAAVLIKQALGIEKGSPAPHSQKVGTISRAKIREIAALKLPDLNCYDLDAAERIIAGTARSMGVVITD is encoded by the coding sequence ATGGCGAAGAAGGTCACTGCGATCGTCAAGCTGCAGCTTCCCGCCGGCAAGGCGACGCCGGCGCCGCCCGTTGGCCCTGCGCTCGGCCAGCACGGGGTCAACATCATGGAGTTCTGCAAGAGCTTCAACGAGCGGACGGCCAACCAGGTCGGCACTATCATTCCGGTCGAGATTACGATCTACGAAGACCGCTCGTTTACGTTCATCACCAAGACGCCGCCGGCGGCCGTGCTGATCAAGCAGGCTCTCGGCATCGAGAAAGGCTCTCCGGCGCCGCACTCCCAGAAGGTGGGCACCATCAGCCGGGCGAAGATTCGCGAGATCGCCGCGCTGAAGCTGCCGGACCTCAACTGCTACGATCTGGACGCGGCGGAGCGGATTATCGCCGGCACGGCCCGCAGCATGGGCGTCGTCATCACCGACTGA